The DNA segment ATAAATGGAACGGCGAATGTTATGAGTTCAAAGAAGACGTGATATATTGAAGAGCAATTGTAGGTCAAGACCCTGATTGGAGTGGTGGGGTTGAAATGGGGTAGCGGTCTTGACATTCCATTTTTAAAGTGCTTAATATTAAAATGATTGGTGTCAAGACCGCCGCCGCGCCGCATCCCATCCCGACCAATCGGGGTCTTGACCTGCGGTTGCACGTTCGCAATTAGATTCAGATATGTTTGGCAGAACCGCAAGACTTCGTCTGGGGTTCTGCCCTACAAGTTGTTGAAGCGGATAAAAACATAATCACCCCCAAACCCCATAGAACCCCATCTTCCCCTCCCAAAGTTTGGGGGTGGCACCTAAAAGATCAGGCGAGAGAAGAGGAGGACCGTCAGGAGAGACTCCGACGGCGCATTTAATTCTTGACTATAGCAACCAATCTCATTTATTAGAGTCAATGTGTAAGTCGTTGAAAAGAAAATGTCTCTGTTCCCTCTCGATACCTATTGCACTAATAGTAATATTGGTGATATTAACTGCGTCATTAGACTCTTGCGTTGCCACTAATTGCTATAATGCCTTCAAATTTCATTATAAAAATTCAAATTACTTTGCTTCATATCTTGTAAAGCCACAATGGGAAAAGGCGATTAACGTTGCGGATAGCGCCTTTGCGACTGAAGATATGAAAGATAGAAGTTTTCGAAAGTTGATTCTTCCTGATGACGACAGAGAATCGATACAGGTGGAGTACATACCTGTAATTGATTCAAATTATAATATCTCGGGTCAGGGGATAATATACACGATCTCATTGAAAAATAATAAGATTACAAAAACCGTAAAATTTCCCTGATTATAAGATGAAATGAGGTTTTTTGATAAGTGAAATTAATTAAGTGTTCGATATTTTATTTATTTACTGTAATTACCGTCGGTGGATGTTGTTTCATTAAATGGCCAATGAATAAATTGGGGCTTAAGGTTCGCCCCACTCCCATATTTGTATGCATCCCCGACGACTTTTATGTATATGGCGGCCCCAAACCAGAGTGGTCTATTGCCGTGACAAAAGCCGACAGTGTATTTCGCCTTAATACAAGTGAAGTTTCCAAATATAAAAGAAGAACAGCCCGGATGGATAATCTACTGATTGTGGAATACTACCCGCAATATGAACCAGATTCCGGCGTCATACGCGAATTTTCATTCCATATCCGAATGTCCCTTAAAGATAATTCAGTTATCGGCGCGTATTGGGGCAGTTGAATTCCTACCTTGCCCTTTACCTCTTCTTGTTGGTACCCGGCCGAAGTCCCCTCTGCCGCGAGGGGTTATTGCGATAAAACCCCGCTCTGCGAAAATATCACTCTTTGTCGTCTGAAATTTAATCCTTGTTCCTCGGGCGGGAATGTGGTAAGTTGGCCACATATAGGTTGGATTTGGTTCAGGCGCGGTTATTGTCAAAATATGACACTCGACAGGGCCGCCAGAGCGGCCATCGACAAAAATATCAATCATATAAAGCCCCAAAGGAGAAGAATATGCTCAGGAGGATTCTAGGTTCGGCGCTGATTTTGACACTCTTAGCGGCCCTGTTCGGGTGCGGCAAAAGCGAAAAAGAGGCCCAGGCCGTAAACGAAAAAAAGGCCCCGGCCAAGATGACGATCGGGGTTTCGCTTCTGACCCGGACCCACCCCTTCTACCAGGATCTGGAAGCCGGCCTCAAGGAAGCCGCCGACGCCGCCGGATATGAACTTCTGATCACCGCCGGGGAGTTCGATGTCGCCCGGCAGAAAGACCAACTGCAGGATTTCATTGTCCGCAAGGTGAACGCCATAATTGTCTGCCCCTGCGATTCCAAATCGATTGGGACCGCCATAAAGGCGGCCAATGACGCCGGAATCCCGGTGTTCACGGCCGATATCGCCTGTCTCGCCGAGGGGGTGAAAGTGGTGACGCATGTGGCCTCGGATAATGTCGCCGGGGGACGTCTCGCGGCGCAGGCCGTGGCCAAGGCGATAAACAATACCGGCAAGGTGGCCATAATCGACCATCCCGAGGTGGAGTCGGTTATCGCGCGGGTGAAAGGGTTCGAGGAAGAACTGGCCAAATATCCTGACATCAAAATGGTGGCGAAACTGTCCGGCCACGGTGTCAAGGATCAGGCGTTTCGCACCATGGAAGATATTCTTCAGGCGCACCCGGATCTGACGGCGGTGTTCGGTATCAATGATGATTCGGCCCTGGGAGCGCTGGCGGCGGTGGAGAAAGCGGGCAAACTGGGGGCGGTGACGATAGTCGGGTTCGATGCCGTACCGGAGGCGCGCGAAGCGATCAAGGCCGGGAAAATCTACGCCGACGTGATTCAGCAGCCGAAAGTAATCGGGCAGAAGACGATCGAGGCGGTGCAGACCTATGTTTCGGGCGGGACCGTCGAGCCGGTCATCCTGATTCCGTGCGCGTTATTTACAAAGGACAATGCCATTTAATAATAATGACATCTCCGCGACAACCCCGCTTCTGCGGCTGAAGGGAATTCGCAAGGAGTTTCCCGGTGTGGTCGCGGTGGCGGACGGTTCTCTCGATTTGTACCGTGGGGAGATTCACGCTCTGGTCGGCGAGAACGGCGCGGGGAAAAGCACCTTGATAAAAGTCCTAATGGGGGTGCATAAGGCCGACCGGGGCGAGATTGTTCTTTCCGGAGAGAAGGTGCATTTTGATTCTCCGATCGACGCACACCGGGCGGGAATAACGACTATTTACCAGGAATTCACTCTGGTGGGGACGCTGTCGGTCCGGGCCAACCTGCTTCTGGGGCAGGAGAAGACCAGAAAAGGGATCATCGATAATAATTATGAATCGGAGTCGGCCCGCAGAATTTTCGAGCAATTGGGAATTAAAATTGATCCGGAAAAGAGGGTTGACCAACTGACGGTCGCGGAACAGCAGATGGTCGAAATCGGGCGGGCGCTTCTTTTCGACGCCCGGGTGCTGGTCATGGATGAACCGACGGCGGCCCTGACACCGCGGGAAGTGCAGACTCTTTTTGGAATCTTGCGGGGGCTGACCGCCAATGGTATCGGGATAATTTTTATCAGTCATCGTCTGGAGGAAATTTTCGATATCGCCGATCGGGTCACGGTGATGCGCGACGGGCGGACGATCGAAACCAGGCCGGTTAAGGAAATAAATAGAAAGAGATTGATTGAACTGATGGTGGGACGTCCGATTGAGGATGAATTCCCGCGCCCGGAGCATAAAATCGGCGAGGTACGGCTCAGAGTGCAAAATTTGAGCGGTGAGAAATTAGAGAATCTTTCTTTCGAGGTCCGGGGCGGGGAAATTCTGGGATTGGCCGGCCTGATGGGAGCGGGACGGACCGAAGCGGCGCGTCTTATTTTCGGCGCCGATAAAAGCACCGGGGGAGAAATTGTTCTCGACGGGAAAAATGTTTCGGTCCGATCGCCGCGCGACGCGATACGAAACGGCATTTCGCTTCTGACCGAGGATCGCAAGGGGCAGGGACTGGTGCTTAAATTGTCGGCGCGCGACAATTTTTCGCTGGCCAATCTGAAATCATGGTCGCGCCTGGGATGGATCGATCAAAAACAGGAGACGGCCCGTTTTTATGAACGGGTTAAAAATCTGAATATAAAAATTTCTTCGGCGGAGCAGAAGGCCGAAGATCTTTCCGGCGGCAACCAACAGAAACTGCTCGTGGCGCGGTGGCTCGAAACCGATTCACAGGTGGTTATATTCGACGAGCCGACCCGGGGGATCGATGTTGGCGCTAAATACGAGATGTACCTTCTGATAAATGAACTGGCGGCGATGGGCAAAGCGATCGTGGTCATATCATCGGATTTGCCGGAAGTACTGGGAATCAGCGACCGGATAATCGTGATGAAAGAAGGAAAAATCGCCGGGGAGATAATCGATGTCAGAAAAGCGTCGCAGGAAGATGTCATGGCACTGGCGGTATGAGAAATGGGCAATCGGGAAAAAGATAAGAATAGATTCAACAGTCAGGGGAAATTCCGCCGCTTTGTTTCCGATTACGGAATGCTCGCGATACTTATCCTGCTGGTCATTCTTTTTTCCATTTTAACCGTGCAGGAACAGCATCCGACCGGAACGAAGGCGGCCGAAAAGATTTTCAATAAATTAAAAAAAGGAAATGTTTCGCTTGCCGGCGCCTGGGTCATAGCCCGCGATAATGCAGAAGACAGTCTCTTTGCCGGAAAACTCGCAAGTCTTTTCGAGAGCGCCGGAGCCGGGAAGGTCCAGATCATACAGGGGGAACCGTCATTTATAAAGGCGCGGATGACGGCGCTGTCCGATTCGGGCTGGTCCCCGCAATATTTGATTACCACCGAAAATTACCTTCCAGTGGTGCAGAATATCCAGTCGCAGTTTGCGTCGATAGCCGACCGGCCCCTCTTTACGCCGCCGTCGGAGCGGTGGCCGACCTTTCTTCTGGCCGACAACCTTCGCAATGTGGCCAACCAGATTACGGTGATAGCGATTATCGCCATCGGCATGACGATGGTGATAATCACGGCGGGGATCGATCTTT comes from the Candidatus Zixiibacteriota bacterium genome and includes:
- a CDS encoding exported hypothetical protein (Evidence 5 : Unknown function) — protein: MCKSLKRKCLCSLSIPIALIVILVILTASLDSCVATNCYNAFKFHYKNSNYFASYLVKPQWEKAINVADSAFATEDMKDRSFRKLILPDDDRESIQVEYIPVIDSNYNISGQGIIYTISLKNNKITKTVKFP
- a CDS encoding hypothetical protein (Evidence 5 : Unknown function), with the protein product MNKLGLKVRPTPIFVCIPDDFYVYGGPKPEWSIAVTKADSVFRLNTSEVSKYKRRTARMDNLLIVEYYPQYEPDSGVIREFSFHIRMSLKDNSVIGAYWGS
- a CDS encoding Periplasmic sugar binding protein of ABC transport system gives rise to the protein MLRRILGSALILTLLAALFGCGKSEKEAQAVNEKKAPAKMTIGVSLLTRTHPFYQDLEAGLKEAADAAGYELLITAGEFDVARQKDQLQDFIVRKVNAIIVCPCDSKSIGTAIKAANDAGIPVFTADIACLAEGVKVVTHVASDNVAGGRLAAQAVAKAINNTGKVAIIDHPEVESVIARVKGFEEELAKYPDIKMVAKLSGHGVKDQAFRTMEDILQAHPDLTAVFGINDDSALGALAAVEKAGKLGAVTIVGFDAVPEAREAIKAGKIYADVIQQPKVIGQKTIEAVQTYVSGGTVEPVILIPCALFTKDNAI
- the rbsA gene encoding fused D-ribose transporter subunits of ABC superfamily: ATP-binding components (Evidence 2a : Function from experimental evidences in other organisms; PubMedId : 10428954, 3011793, 3086314; Product type t : transporter), translated to MPFNNNDISATTPLLRLKGIRKEFPGVVAVADGSLDLYRGEIHALVGENGAGKSTLIKVLMGVHKADRGEIVLSGEKVHFDSPIDAHRAGITTIYQEFTLVGTLSVRANLLLGQEKTRKGIIDNNYESESARRIFEQLGIKIDPEKRVDQLTVAEQQMVEIGRALLFDARVLVMDEPTAALTPREVQTLFGILRGLTANGIGIIFISHRLEEIFDIADRVTVMRDGRTIETRPVKEINRKRLIELMVGRPIEDEFPRPEHKIGEVRLRVQNLSGEKLENLSFEVRGGEILGLAGLMGAGRTEAARLIFGADKSTGGEIVLDGKNVSVRSPRDAIRNGISLLTEDRKGQGLVLKLSARDNFSLANLKSWSRLGWIDQKQETARFYERVKNLNIKISSAEQKAEDLSGGNQQKLLVARWLETDSQVVIFDEPTRGIDVGAKYEMYLLINELAAMGKAIVVISSDLPEVLGISDRIIVMKEGKIAGEIIDVRKASQEDVMALAV